A single Klebsiella variicola DNA region contains:
- the gcvT gene encoding glycine cleavage system aminomethyltransferase GcvT gives MAQQTPLYEQHTLCGARMVDFHGWMMPLHYGSQIDEHHAVRGDAGMFDVSHMTIVDFHGSRIREFLRYLLANDVAKLTTPGKALYTGMLTASAGVIDDLIVYFLSEDYFRLVVNSATREKDLAWISEQAEPYGLEITVRDDLSLIAVQGPQAKAKAATLFTDAQRQAVEGMKPFFGVQSGDLFIATTGYTGEAGYEIAMPNEQAADFWRGLLDAGVKPCGLGARDTLRLEAGMNLYGQEMDEGVSPLAANMGWTIAWEPADRNFIGREALEMQREKGTEQLVGLVMTEKGVLRGGLPVRFTDSDGNQKEGIITSGTFSPTLGYSIALARVPAGIGDTAVVQIRNREMPVKVTKPGFVRNGKAIV, from the coding sequence ATGGCTCAACAGACTCCGTTGTATGAACAACACACGCTATGCGGCGCTCGCATGGTGGATTTCCATGGCTGGATGATGCCGCTGCATTACGGATCCCAGATTGATGAGCACCATGCGGTGCGCGGCGATGCAGGGATGTTCGATGTGTCGCATATGACCATCGTCGATTTCCACGGCAGCCGGATCCGCGAGTTCTTGCGCTATTTGCTGGCCAACGATGTGGCGAAGCTGACCACCCCAGGCAAAGCGCTCTACACGGGAATGCTTACCGCCTCCGCCGGCGTCATCGATGACCTGATTGTCTATTTCCTTTCTGAAGATTATTTCCGCCTCGTTGTTAACTCCGCCACCCGCGAAAAAGACCTCGCCTGGATCTCCGAGCAAGCTGAACCTTACGGCCTTGAAATTACCGTTCGCGACGATCTGTCGCTGATCGCGGTGCAGGGCCCCCAGGCGAAAGCGAAGGCGGCGACGCTGTTTACTGATGCGCAGCGTCAGGCCGTGGAAGGCATGAAGCCGTTCTTTGGCGTGCAGTCCGGCGACCTGTTTATCGCCACCACCGGTTATACCGGCGAAGCGGGCTATGAAATTGCGATGCCGAACGAGCAGGCCGCTGATTTCTGGCGCGGTCTGCTGGACGCTGGCGTTAAGCCGTGCGGTCTCGGCGCGCGTGACACCCTACGCCTGGAGGCCGGGATGAACCTGTATGGCCAGGAGATGGACGAAGGCGTCTCCCCGCTGGCGGCGAACATGGGCTGGACTATCGCCTGGGAGCCCGCCGATCGTAACTTTATCGGTCGCGAAGCGCTGGAGATGCAGCGCGAAAAAGGCACCGAGCAGCTGGTTGGCCTGGTGATGACCGAGAAAGGCGTCCTGCGCGGCGGCCTGCCGGTCCGTTTTACCGATAGCGACGGTAATCAAAAAGAAGGCATTATCACCAGCGGCACCTTCTCGCCGACCCTGGGCTACAGCATCGCGCTGGCGCGCGTGCCGGCCGGGATTGGCGACACCGCGGTGGTGCAAATTCGTAACCGTGAAATGCCGGTAAAAGTGACTAAACCTGGTTTTGTACGCAATGGCAAAGCCATTGTGTGA
- a CDS encoding YecA family protein, with the protein MSIQNEMPGYNDVDQLLNQQGVGLTPAEMHGLISGLLCGGNTDSSWLPLVHDLTNEGLAFGHELAQALRNMHSAISDSLDDDGFLFQLYLPEGDAVSVFDRADALAGWVNHFLLGLGVSQPKLDKVKDETGEAIDDLRNIAQLGYDEDEDQEELEMSLEEIIEYVRVAALLCHDTFSRQQPTAPEVRKPTLH; encoded by the coding sequence ATGTCTATACAGAACGAAATGCCTGGTTACAACGATGTAGACCAGTTACTGAACCAACAAGGGGTCGGCCTCACCCCAGCCGAAATGCACGGTTTGATCAGCGGATTGCTGTGCGGCGGCAACACGGACAGCAGCTGGCTGCCGCTGGTGCACGACCTGACCAACGAAGGGCTCGCCTTTGGTCATGAACTGGCCCAGGCGCTGCGTAACATGCATTCCGCCATCAGCGATTCACTGGATGACGACGGTTTCCTCTTTCAACTGTATCTACCGGAAGGCGATGCGGTAAGCGTCTTCGACCGCGCCGACGCTCTCGCCGGTTGGGTCAACCATTTCCTGCTCGGCCTTGGCGTCAGCCAACCGAAGCTGGATAAAGTGAAAGACGAGACCGGGGAAGCGATTGACGATCTGCGTAATATTGCCCAGCTGGGCTACGATGAAGACGAAGATCAGGAAGAGCTGGAGATGTCTCTGGAGGAGATTATCGAGTATGTCCGCGTTGCCGCACTGCTGTGCCACGACACTTTTTCTCGTCAGCAGCCAACCGCACCGGAAGTCCGCAAACCGACATTACACTAA
- the gcvH gene encoding glycine cleavage system protein GcvH has product MSNVPAELKYSKEHEWLRKEADGTYTVGITEHAQELLGDMVFVDLPEVGATVEAGADCAVAESVKAASDIYAPISGEIVAVNEELNDSPELVNSDPYSDGWIFKIKASDEAQVAALLDAAAYEALLEDE; this is encoded by the coding sequence ATGAGCAACGTACCAGCAGAACTGAAATACAGCAAAGAACACGAATGGCTGCGTAAAGAAGCAGACGGCACCTATACCGTCGGGATCACCGAGCATGCGCAGGAGCTGCTGGGCGACATGGTTTTCGTTGACCTGCCGGAAGTGGGCGCCACCGTTGAAGCGGGCGCTGATTGCGCCGTTGCCGAATCCGTGAAAGCGGCTTCCGATATCTACGCGCCGATTAGCGGTGAAATCGTTGCCGTCAACGAAGAGCTGAACGACTCTCCGGAACTGGTCAACAGCGACCCGTACAGCGACGGCTGGATCTTCAAAATTAAAGCCAGCGACGAAGCGCAGGTTGCCGCGCTGCTGGATGCCGCCGCGTATGAAGCTTTACTGGAAGACGAATAA
- the ubiH gene encoding 2-octaprenyl-6-methoxyphenyl hydroxylase, with protein sequence MSVLIVGGGMTGATLALAISRLTGGALPVHLIEAQDPHSSRHPGFDDRAIALAAGTCQQLARIGIWQTLAKRATPIQRVHVSDRGHAGFVNLAAADYGLSALGQVVELHDVGQRLFSLLREAPGVTLHCPAKVEAVSRREESVSLTLEGGEIINGKLLVAADGSRSSLGAHCGISWQQQPYEQIAIIANVSTALPHEGRAFERFTEHGPLAMLPMSQGRCSLVWCHPQSRRDEVQSWSDERFCQALQQAFGWRLGRIPHAGKRSVYPLALTTATRAVSHRLALVGNAAQTLHPIAGQGFNLGLRDVMSLAEMLADAHVARDDVGDYSLLCRYQARRAGDKAATIGVTDGLVHLFANRWAPLVAGRNVGLMAMDLFTPARDALAQRTLGWVPR encoded by the coding sequence ATGAGCGTGCTGATCGTCGGCGGCGGGATGACCGGGGCGACGCTCGCGCTGGCCATCTCCCGTTTGACCGGCGGCGCCCTGCCGGTCCATCTGATTGAGGCGCAGGATCCGCATTCGTCACGCCATCCCGGTTTTGACGATCGGGCAATTGCCCTGGCGGCCGGTACCTGCCAGCAGCTGGCGCGCATTGGTATCTGGCAGACCCTGGCTAAACGAGCGACGCCCATCCAGCGGGTCCATGTCAGCGACCGTGGTCACGCTGGTTTTGTGAACCTGGCGGCGGCCGATTACGGCTTGTCGGCGCTGGGGCAGGTGGTTGAACTCCACGATGTCGGCCAGCGGCTGTTTAGTCTGCTGCGCGAGGCGCCGGGCGTCACCCTGCACTGTCCGGCGAAAGTGGAAGCGGTCAGCCGCCGCGAGGAGAGCGTCAGCCTTACGCTTGAGGGCGGCGAAATCATCAACGGTAAGCTGCTGGTGGCGGCGGACGGTTCCCGTTCGTCGCTGGGCGCTCACTGCGGCATCAGCTGGCAGCAGCAGCCGTATGAGCAGATAGCGATCATTGCTAACGTTAGCACTGCGTTGCCGCACGAAGGCCGCGCCTTCGAGCGCTTTACCGAGCATGGCCCGCTGGCGATGCTGCCGATGTCGCAAGGGCGCTGTTCGCTGGTGTGGTGCCATCCGCAGTCGCGGCGCGACGAGGTACAGAGCTGGTCTGACGAACGTTTTTGTCAGGCGTTACAGCAGGCATTCGGCTGGCGGCTGGGGCGTATTCCCCATGCCGGTAAGCGCAGCGTCTATCCGTTAGCCTTAACCACCGCCACCCGTGCGGTGTCGCATCGCCTGGCGCTGGTCGGTAATGCGGCGCAGACGCTGCATCCGATCGCCGGGCAGGGCTTTAACCTCGGCCTGCGCGACGTGATGAGCCTGGCGGAGATGCTTGCCGATGCGCATGTGGCCCGCGACGATGTGGGCGATTATTCCCTGCTGTGCCGCTACCAGGCACGGCGGGCAGGTGATAAAGCCGCCACTATCGGTGTCACCGATGGGCTGGTGCATCTGTTTGCCAACCGTTGGGCGCCGCTGGTGGCGGGGCGCAACGTCGGTCTGATGGCCATGGACTTATTTACCCCGGCGCGCGATGCGCTGGCGCAGCGTACCCTCGGTTGGGTTCCCCGTTAA
- a CDS encoding SDR family oxidoreductase: MAIALISGASRGIGRATALLLAQEGYTVAVNYHHNINAATEVVNTIVESGGKATALRADISDEAQVMAMFEAVDRMGEPLTALVNNAGILFTQCTVESLSAERINRVLATNVTGYFLCCREAVKRMAHRHGGKGGAIVNVSSAASRLGAPGEYVDYAASKGAVDTLTTGLALEVAAQGIRVNGVRPGLIYTEMHASGGEPGRVDRVKNSLPMQRGGQPEEVAQAIAWLLSDKASYVTGSFLELAGGK, encoded by the coding sequence ATGGCGATAGCTCTGATTAGCGGCGCGAGCCGCGGCATAGGCCGGGCGACGGCGCTGCTGCTGGCGCAGGAAGGGTATACCGTCGCGGTTAATTATCATCACAACATTAACGCCGCCACCGAAGTGGTCAATACCATTGTTGAATCTGGCGGCAAAGCCACGGCGCTGCGGGCGGATATCAGCGATGAAGCGCAGGTGATGGCGATGTTTGAGGCGGTTGACCGCATGGGCGAACCGTTGACGGCATTGGTCAACAATGCCGGGATCCTGTTTACCCAATGTACGGTGGAGAGCCTGAGCGCCGAGCGTATTAACCGCGTGCTGGCCACCAACGTCACCGGCTACTTCCTCTGTTGTCGTGAGGCGGTAAAGCGCATGGCGCATCGGCATGGCGGCAAGGGCGGGGCGATAGTTAACGTGTCGTCGGCGGCCTCGCGCCTTGGCGCGCCGGGCGAGTACGTTGACTATGCCGCGTCGAAAGGGGCGGTAGATACCCTGACCACCGGGCTGGCGCTGGAAGTGGCGGCGCAAGGGATCCGGGTGAACGGCGTGCGTCCGGGGCTGATTTATACCGAGATGCACGCCTCCGGCGGCGAACCGGGACGCGTGGACCGGGTAAAAAATTCGCTGCCGATGCAGCGCGGCGGCCAGCCGGAAGAGGTCGCTCAGGCCATTGCCTGGCTGCTGAGCGACAAAGCGTCGTATGTGACGGGCAGTTTTCTTGAACTGGCGGGCGGTAAATAA
- the gcvP gene encoding aminomethyl-transferring glycine dehydrogenase, producing the protein MTQTLSQLENRDAFIERHIGPDAQQQQEMLKTVGADSLNALIGQIVPQDIQLATPPQVGDATTEFAALAELKAIAGRNKRFKSYIGMGYTAVQLPPVIQRNMLENPGWYTAYTPYQPEVSQGRLESLLNFQQVTLDLTGLDIASASLLDEATAAAEAMAMAKRVSKLKNANRFFVAADVHPQTLDVVRTRAETFGFDVIVDDADKVLDHQDVFGVLLQQVGTTGEIHDYSKLIAELKARKVIVSVAADFMALVLLTAPGKQGADIVFGSAQRFGVPMGYGGPHAAFFAAKDEFKRSMPGRIIGVSKDAAGNTALRMAMQTREQHIRREKANSNICTSQVLLANIASLYAVFHGPAGLKRIAGRIHRLTDILADGLQKKGLKLRHAHYFDTLCVEVADKAAVLARAEALQINLRSDIHGAVGITLDEATTREDVLNLFRAIVGDDHGLDIDTLDKDVALDSRSIPAVMLRDDAILTHPVFNRYHSETEMMRYMHALERKDLALNQAMIPLGSCTMKLNAAAEMIPITWPEFAELHPFCPVEQAEGYHQMIAQLSDWLVKLTGYDAVCMQPNSGAQGEYAGLLAIRHYHESRNEGHRDICLIPSSAHGTNPASAQMAGMQVVVVACDKNGNIDLADLREKAEQAGANLSCIMVTYPSTHGVYEETIREVCEIVHQFGGQVYLDGANMNAQVGITSPGFIGADVSHLNLHKTFCIPHGGGGPGMGPIGVKAHLAPFVPGHSVVQIEGMLTRQGAVSAAPFGSASILPISWMYIRMMGAEGLKQASQNAILNANYIATRLKEAYPVLYTGRDGRVAHECILDIRPLKEETGISELDIAKRLIDFGFHAPTMSFPVAGTLMVEPTESESKVELDRFIDAMLAIRAEIDRVKAGEWPLEDNPLVNAPHTQGELVSEWNHPYSRELAVFPAGLHNKYWPTVKRLDDVYGDRNLFCSCVPMSEYQ; encoded by the coding sequence ATGACTCAGACTTTAAGTCAGCTTGAAAACCGCGACGCCTTTATTGAACGTCACATTGGCCCGGACGCTCAGCAGCAGCAAGAGATGCTGAAGACCGTCGGCGCGGATTCGCTTAACGCCCTGATTGGCCAGATTGTGCCGCAGGATATCCAGCTGGCGACCCCACCGCAGGTGGGCGACGCGACTACCGAATTCGCCGCGCTGGCGGAGCTGAAGGCGATTGCCGGTCGCAACAAGCGCTTCAAGTCTTACATCGGCATGGGCTACACCGCCGTGCAGCTGCCGCCGGTCATTCAGCGCAACATGCTGGAAAACCCGGGCTGGTATACCGCCTATACCCCTTACCAGCCGGAAGTCTCCCAGGGCCGTCTGGAATCGCTGCTCAACTTCCAGCAGGTCACGCTGGATCTGACCGGGCTGGATATCGCTTCCGCTTCGCTGCTCGATGAAGCCACCGCCGCCGCCGAAGCGATGGCGATGGCCAAACGCGTCAGTAAACTGAAGAACGCCAACCGTTTCTTCGTTGCCGCCGACGTCCATCCGCAAACCCTGGACGTGGTGCGCACCCGCGCGGAAACTTTCGGCTTCGACGTGATCGTCGATGACGCCGACAAAGTGCTCGATCACCAGGATGTCTTTGGCGTGCTGCTGCAGCAGGTGGGCACCACCGGTGAAATCCACGATTACAGCAAACTGATCGCCGAGCTGAAAGCGCGCAAAGTGATTGTCAGCGTCGCCGCCGACTTTATGGCGCTGGTGCTGCTGACGGCGCCGGGCAAGCAGGGCGCGGATATTGTCTTCGGTTCCGCCCAACGCTTCGGCGTGCCGATGGGCTATGGCGGCCCGCACGCGGCCTTCTTCGCGGCGAAAGATGAATTCAAACGCTCCATGCCGGGCCGGATTATCGGCGTATCGAAAGATGCGGCGGGTAATACCGCGCTGCGCATGGCGATGCAGACTCGCGAGCAGCATATCCGCCGCGAGAAAGCGAACTCCAACATTTGTACCTCGCAGGTTCTGCTGGCCAACATCGCCAGCCTCTACGCGGTATTCCACGGCCCGGCGGGCCTGAAACGTATCGCTGGCCGCATTCATCGCCTGACCGATATTCTGGCCGACGGCCTGCAGAAGAAAGGGCTGAAGCTGCGTCATGCGCACTACTTCGATACCCTGTGCGTCGAAGTGGCGGATAAAGCTGCGGTGCTGGCGCGTGCCGAAGCGCTGCAGATTAACCTGCGTAGCGATATTCACGGCGCGGTTGGCATTACGCTCGATGAAGCGACCACCCGCGAAGATGTGCTGAACCTGTTCCGCGCCATCGTCGGCGACGATCACGGTCTGGATATCGATACCCTGGATAAAGACGTGGCGCTGGATAGCCGTTCGATCCCGGCGGTGATGCTGCGCGACGATGCGATCCTCACCCATCCGGTGTTTAACCGCTACCATAGCGAAACCGAGATGATGCGCTACATGCATGCGCTGGAGCGTAAAGATCTGGCGCTGAACCAGGCGATGATCCCGCTGGGCTCCTGCACCATGAAACTGAACGCCGCGGCGGAGATGATCCCGATCACCTGGCCGGAATTTGCCGAGCTGCACCCGTTCTGTCCGGTCGAGCAGGCGGAAGGTTATCATCAGATGATCGCCCAGCTTTCTGACTGGCTGGTGAAACTGACCGGCTATGACGCCGTCTGTATGCAGCCGAACTCCGGCGCGCAGGGCGAGTATGCTGGCCTGCTGGCGATTCGCCACTATCACGAAAGCCGCAACGAAGGCCATCGCGATATCTGCCTGATCCCAAGCTCCGCGCACGGCACCAACCCGGCTTCCGCGCAGATGGCGGGTATGCAGGTCGTGGTCGTTGCCTGCGACAAAAACGGCAACATCGATCTTGCCGACCTGCGTGAAAAAGCAGAGCAGGCAGGGGCGAATCTCTCCTGCATCATGGTCACCTATCCGTCAACCCACGGCGTGTATGAAGAGACCATCCGTGAAGTGTGCGAGATCGTGCACCAGTTCGGCGGCCAGGTTTATCTCGATGGCGCCAACATGAACGCCCAGGTCGGGATCACTTCTCCGGGCTTTATCGGCGCCGACGTTTCGCACCTCAACCTGCATAAAACCTTCTGCATTCCGCACGGCGGCGGCGGTCCGGGTATGGGCCCTATCGGTGTGAAAGCGCACCTGGCGCCGTTTGTACCGGGCCACAGCGTGGTTCAGATTGAAGGTATGCTGACCCGTCAGGGCGCGGTTTCCGCCGCGCCGTTCGGCAGCGCTTCCATTCTGCCGATCAGCTGGATGTATATCCGCATGATGGGCGCGGAAGGCCTGAAGCAGGCGAGCCAGAACGCGATCCTTAACGCCAACTATATCGCTACCCGGCTGAAAGAGGCTTACCCGGTGCTCTATACCGGCCGCGATGGTCGCGTGGCGCACGAATGTATTCTCGATATTCGTCCGCTGAAAGAAGAGACCGGCATTAGCGAGCTGGATATTGCTAAACGCCTGATCGACTTTGGTTTCCATGCGCCGACCATGTCCTTCCCGGTTGCCGGGACGCTGATGGTTGAGCCGACAGAATCGGAAAGCAAGGTAGAGCTGGACCGCTTTATTGACGCCATGCTGGCGATCCGCGCGGAAATCGACCGCGTCAAAGCCGGTGAATGGCCGCTGGAAGACAACCCGCTGGTGAACGCGCCGCACACCCAGGGTGAGCTGGTGAGCGAGTGGAACCATCCGTACAGCCGCGAGCTGGCGGTATTCCCGGCTGGGTTGCACAACAAGTACTGGCCGACGGTGAAACGTCTGGATGATGTCTACGGCGACCGCAACCTGTTCTGCTCCTGCGTGCCGATGAGCGAATACCAGTAA
- the pepP gene encoding Xaa-Pro aminopeptidase, translating to MTQQEFLSRRQALLAQMQPGSAALIFAAPEAVRSADSEYPYRQNSDFWYFTGFNEPEALLVLIKSDETHNHSVLFNRVRDLTAEIWFGRRLGQDAAPAKLGVDRALAFSEINQQLYQLLNGLDAIYFAQGEYAYADEIVFNALEKLRKGSRQNLQAPNSVIDWRPIVHEMRLFKSAEELAVMRRAGEISALAHTRAMEKCRPGMFEYQLEGEILHEFNRHGARFPSYNTIVGGGENGCILHYTENESELRDGDLVLIDAGCEYRGYAGDITRTFPVNGKFSKPQREIYDIVLESLETALELYRPGTSIYEVNQEVVRIMITGLVRLGILKGEIDELIANNAHRPYFMHGLSHWLGLDVHDVGNYDTDRSRVLEPGMVLTVEPGLYIATDADVPAQYRGIGIRIEDDIVITEDGNENLTASVVKKADEIEALMAAARQS from the coding sequence ATGACTCAGCAGGAATTTCTCTCGCGTCGCCAGGCGCTGCTGGCGCAGATGCAGCCAGGCAGCGCGGCGCTGATTTTCGCCGCACCGGAAGCGGTGCGTAGCGCAGATTCGGAATATCCCTACCGGCAGAACAGCGATTTTTGGTACTTCACCGGCTTCAACGAACCGGAAGCGCTGCTGGTGTTGATCAAAAGCGATGAAACGCACAACCATAGCGTGCTGTTTAACCGGGTTCGCGATCTGACCGCTGAGATCTGGTTCGGTCGCCGTCTGGGCCAGGATGCCGCGCCGGCGAAGCTCGGTGTGGATCGTGCGCTGGCGTTTAGCGAAATCAACCAGCAGCTGTATCAGCTGCTCAACGGCCTGGATGCTATCTACTTCGCCCAGGGTGAATATGCCTATGCCGATGAGATTGTGTTTAACGCCCTCGAAAAACTGCGCAAAGGCTCGCGCCAGAATCTGCAGGCGCCGAACTCGGTCATCGACTGGCGGCCCATCGTGCATGAGATGCGCCTGTTTAAATCTGCGGAAGAGCTGGCAGTGATGCGCCGCGCCGGCGAAATTTCCGCCCTTGCCCATACCCGGGCGATGGAAAAATGTCGCCCTGGCATGTTCGAGTATCAGCTGGAAGGCGAAATTCTCCATGAATTCAACCGCCACGGCGCGCGTTTCCCGTCCTATAACACCATCGTTGGCGGCGGCGAAAACGGCTGCATTCTGCACTACACCGAAAACGAATCCGAGCTGCGCGATGGCGATTTAGTGCTGATTGACGCCGGCTGCGAATACCGCGGCTATGCGGGCGATATCACCCGCACCTTCCCGGTTAACGGTAAATTCAGCAAGCCGCAGCGTGAAATCTACGACATCGTGCTGGAATCGCTGGAAACTGCGCTGGAACTGTATCGTCCGGGCACCTCCATTTATGAAGTTAATCAGGAAGTGGTGCGCATTATGATTACCGGCCTGGTGCGGCTGGGGATCCTGAAAGGCGAGATTGACGAGCTCATCGCCAACAACGCCCACCGCCCGTACTTTATGCATGGCCTGAGCCACTGGTTGGGTCTGGATGTGCACGATGTCGGTAATTACGACACCGACCGTTCGCGGGTACTGGAACCGGGAATGGTGCTGACCGTCGAGCCGGGACTGTATATCGCCACCGATGCCGACGTGCCGGCCCAATATCGCGGCATCGGCATTCGTATTGAAGATGACATCGTCATTACCGAAGACGGCAACGAAAATCTCACCGCCAGCGTGGTGAAGAAGGCGGATGAGATCGAGGCGCTGATGGCGGCGGCGCGCCAGTCATGA
- the ubiI gene encoding FAD-dependent 2-octaprenylphenol hydroxylase encodes MQSVDVAIVGGGMVGLAVACGLQGSGLRVAVLEKAAPQPLAADAPPALRVSAINAASEKLLTKLDVWREIVAQRASCYHGMEVWDKDSFGRISFDDQSMGFSHLGHIIENAVVHHALWQKAQRCADVTLLAPAELQQVAWGENEAFLSLQDGSMLTARLVVGADGANSWLRNKADIPLTFWDYHHHALVATIRTAEPHQAVARQAFHGEGILAFLPLSDPHLCSIVWSLSPAEAKRMQGADEATFNQALNIAFDNCLGLCQLASEREVFPLTGRYARQFAAHRLALVGDAAHTIHPLAGQGVNLGFMDAAELIDELRRLHAQGKDIGQHLYLRRYERSRKHSAALMLAGMQGFREMFSGSHPAKKFLRDMGLKLADSLPGVKPQLIRQAMGLNDLPAWLR; translated from the coding sequence GTGCAAAGTGTTGATGTTGCCATTGTTGGCGGTGGAATGGTGGGACTGGCGGTAGCCTGCGGTTTACAGGGCAGCGGCCTGCGCGTCGCGGTGCTGGAGAAAGCAGCGCCGCAGCCTCTGGCCGCCGATGCGCCGCCGGCGCTGCGCGTTTCGGCGATCAATGCCGCCAGCGAAAAGTTGCTGACTAAGCTGGATGTCTGGCGCGAGATCGTCGCCCAGCGTGCCAGCTGCTATCACGGTATGGAAGTGTGGGACAAAGACAGCTTCGGCCGCATTAGCTTCGATGACCAGAGCATGGGCTTTAGCCATCTGGGCCATATTATTGAAAATGCCGTGGTGCATCACGCATTGTGGCAGAAAGCGCAGCGCTGCGCTGACGTCACCCTGCTGGCGCCTGCGGAACTACAGCAGGTGGCGTGGGGTGAAAACGAAGCCTTTCTCAGCCTGCAGGACGGCAGCATGTTGACCGCGAGGTTGGTGGTGGGCGCTGATGGCGCGAATTCATGGCTGCGTAATAAGGCCGATATTCCGCTGACCTTCTGGGATTACCACCATCATGCGCTGGTGGCGACGATTCGCACCGCTGAGCCGCATCAGGCGGTGGCACGCCAGGCGTTCCATGGCGAGGGTATTCTGGCCTTCCTGCCGCTCAGCGATCCGCACCTGTGCTCGATCGTCTGGTCGCTGTCGCCAGCGGAAGCGAAGCGGATGCAGGGGGCTGATGAAGCCACCTTCAACCAGGCGCTGAATATCGCCTTCGATAATTGCCTCGGCCTCTGCCAGCTGGCAAGCGAACGTGAAGTTTTCCCGCTGACCGGCCGCTATGCCCGTCAGTTTGCCGCCCACCGCCTGGCGCTGGTCGGCGATGCCGCGCATACCATCCACCCGCTGGCCGGGCAGGGGGTGAACCTTGGCTTTATGGACGCCGCCGAGCTTATCGACGAGTTGAGGCGCCTGCATGCGCAGGGGAAAGATATCGGCCAGCATTTGTACCTGCGCCGCTATGAGCGCAGCCGCAAACACAGCGCCGCGCTGATGCTGGCGGGTATGCAGGGATTCCGCGAAATGTTCTCCGGCAGCCATCCGGCGAAGAAATTCCTCCGCGACATGGGGCTCAAACTGGCCGATTCGCTGCCTGGCGTAAAACCGCAGCTGATTCGTCAGGCGATGGGCCTCAACGATCTCCCCGCCTGGTTACGTTAA
- a CDS encoding DsbA family protein, translating to MRAITALLLLCVSAFSFAAPAEKPQSNGNDQLAQLLFNDPNSPRTGAKEPKLTIVSFTDYNCPYCKQFDPLLEKIVHDNPDIQLIVKLLPFKGQSSVNAAKAALSTWRQQPDKFWALHQRLMAKKGYHDDASIAAAQKKTATDDVSIDDKTMDSLKMNLILSQVLNIQGTPATIIGDQMVAGAIPAEDLEGLVKEQLGKARGQ from the coding sequence ATGAGAGCTATCACCGCCTTATTACTGCTGTGCGTATCGGCCTTCAGCTTCGCCGCGCCGGCGGAAAAACCGCAATCGAACGGTAATGACCAGTTAGCCCAGCTGCTGTTTAACGATCCGAATAGCCCGCGCACCGGCGCGAAAGAGCCAAAACTCACAATCGTCTCGTTTACCGATTACAACTGTCCTTACTGCAAACAGTTTGATCCGCTGCTGGAAAAAATCGTCCACGATAATCCGGATATTCAGCTCATCGTTAAGCTGCTGCCGTTTAAAGGGCAGAGTTCGGTGAATGCCGCTAAAGCCGCGCTCTCCACCTGGCGTCAGCAGCCCGATAAATTCTGGGCGCTGCATCAGCGGCTGATGGCAAAAAAAGGCTATCACGATGACGCCAGTATCGCCGCCGCACAGAAGAAAACCGCCACCGATGACGTCAGTATTGATGACAAGACCATGGATTCGCTGAAGATGAACCTGATTTTGTCGCAGGTGCTGAATATTCAGGGCACCCCGGCGACCATCATCGGCGATCAGATGGTGGCCGGCGCGATCCCTGCTGAAGACCTGGAGGGGCTGGTGAAAGAACAGCTGGGGAAAGCCCGTGGCCAGTAA
- a CDS encoding protein disulfide oxidoreductase, with product MASKIRRWLRELAVWLLIGAAVSLAVDYFRQPALPQNVSATSLQTLDGRTLDLNAMSQQKPLLLYVWATWCGVCRYTTPSVASLAADGGNVLTVALRSGDNAALEKWLTRKKMTLPTVNDPSGQLARQWDIRVTPTLVVISQGEVKSVTTGWTSGWGMRLRLWLASW from the coding sequence GTGGCCAGTAAAATCAGGCGCTGGCTGCGCGAGCTGGCGGTGTGGCTGCTGATTGGCGCGGCGGTGAGCCTGGCGGTGGATTATTTTCGCCAGCCCGCGCTGCCGCAAAACGTCAGCGCCACATCGCTGCAGACACTCGACGGCAGGACGCTGGATCTGAACGCCATGAGCCAGCAAAAGCCGCTGCTGCTGTACGTCTGGGCGACCTGGTGCGGAGTCTGTCGCTATACCACGCCGTCGGTGGCATCGCTTGCCGCCGACGGCGGCAATGTGCTGACGGTAGCCCTGCGTTCCGGCGATAACGCCGCGCTGGAGAAGTGGCTGACCAGGAAGAAAATGACGCTGCCGACGGTGAATGACCCGAGCGGCCAACTGGCGCGGCAGTGGGACATTCGGGTAACGCCAACGCTGGTGGTCATTTCTCAAGGCGAGGTGAAGTCGGTTACCACCGGCTGGACCAGCGGTTGGGGAATGCGCCTGAGGCTGTGGCTGGCCTCCTGGTAG